The stretch of DNA TGCATTAATTCATGTAATCACACAGCAACTCCATGAGGTACCTACCATCGttatccattttacaggtgaagacaTTCAAACAGCAActtgtaacttgcccaaggacatggGTAAATACTGATTATCCAACTGTAAAACTGGATACAAATGCCTGCCTTACACCTACATAATTCAGGTTTTGTAGGACATCAACTCTCACGCATTTGCAATAAATTAGTATTCCTTAATCTGGAACCATTAATGTTTTTACCCTTCTACTTTTTTGTATACAGGAAAGATTTTTCCAGTGGGCCCTAAGTAATGTGGGTGCAGAAAGTTCCTGGAAAGACCCAAAAGAAATTGGTAACTACAGCAGTGTCTCCAGTCAGGGAAAGGTGGGAAATTTACATTTCACAGTGGTTAaacaagatatttaatttttttttttaatttaagggcTTGCGCAGTCACAGGTGAGTGTGGCCAGGGCTTCTGCTTCACAGACAGTGAGAGGATGAGCCAAAGCTTGAAGGCAAAGCTTAACATCCATCTACACTGGCAGGGTGGCTCGCCCAGGATCACCAGCAAGTCACAGCGAGCTCAGGGTCCTTTACCCGACAGTAcgggctggggttgggggtgggatttTTTTAATGCGTAAGGAGGGAGGGCGCTGGGGCACACGGAACTTTGGAACTTCGTGGGGTTGGCTGCGCCCGGGAGGCGGTGCCTGGGCTGCGGGAAGAAAAGGCCCGGCCAGTCCGGCCCCGCCCTGTCCCATTTAAGAGACCTCGCCGGCAGCTGTGGCCGTTCCTGGACAGCAAGACTCGCTCACTTATTTAAAGCAGGTGTCCTCACTCGATTCTCGCGCTGCCCACACAGCCCAGAGGCCCCCGGCTCCCCTTTCTGCGCCCGTCCGGGCAAGGGCCGCGTCATGCCCAGCCCCGGGCAGCGAGGCTGCCGGCCGCCCGCTACCCCGGGCGCCCGGGTCCAGCGCCCGCGCACCAGCTGCTCTCCCGCGCCCGCGTCTCCCGCGCCCGCGTCCCCCGCGCTGCCGCGCCGCTCGGCAGGCCCAGGCCCACCCCGTGCAACCGGACGCCTCGAGTCCTCCTTCTCTGTCGAGGCCATCCTGGCCAGACCCGACCGCCGTGCGCCCGCCATctcctctctgtctgtctccgCCGGCGCTGCCGGGGGCCTCTGGACCGCGCCCGCCCGGCCTCCCGCTCCGGCTCTGCCCGGCGCGTGCCCGGCTACGTGGCTGCCCGCCTACCTGAACGCGGGGCTCGACCAGCGGTGTCCCCTGCTCCCGGTGCTGCGGCTGCGCGCCGCCCACTTTTGCGGCCTCCAGGGCCTCGGCGTCACAGGTACGAGGTGGCGGACGGCCGCGACGGTGGGCACAGGGTAGAGGAGAAGTCCCCGAGTTTGAGAGCCACACACTGTTAGAGTGGGTGGAAACGCTATGACCCTTGAGCCTGCCGTTGATACCGGACGGAGAGAGGGACCCAGACCGGGTGGGAGGCTGCCCGGCCCGCCGCTGAGGTGGGAGAAGGTGTGTGTGGTGAGGCGGGTGCGGAGCGGGAGGTGAGGGCGGGCCAGAGGGGGCTCGGAAGACAACTAGGGCCAGCGCAGGGCTGCAGGGGGCCCAGCCCCGCGTCCCTGGACGAGGGATTGGTAGAGGCCCTTGCTCCCTCCCACACCCGCTTCGGATAACGCTTGGTGGCGCAGGCTCTTCCCCAAAGCGGCTCTCGTCGCGAACCCAGGGCCCGGTCTTAGACGGGAGAAGCGGATGCTGCCGCTGGTACCCTCCAGCGAGGAGCTGTTGGGAGTTAGCCGACGCGGTTACGGCTCTGCGCCTGCTTGCTTATAGCTCTTAGAGTGGTACCTTGGGGCTCTGGGCCCTGGAGCGCAGTCACTTAAATCCCAGCGAGACTTTAACCATTGAGGTAACTTTCTCCTCTAGCATTAACATCCATCTACACGAGTTTCTGCCATCTTTGGCTCTCTGGCTCATGCATCCGCGTGGTTCCCATGAAGGAAAATAGAAGCAAAGTTAGTGCAAGCCTTATTGACCCAAACCAAGATCCCTGTAAGACAATCTTACCTGGTTCCTACTTCCTGGGTTCCCCCCATCCTGCATCTCCTCAACTCCCTTCAGCTGGCATTTCTCCTAACAACGTGGGAGAGAAACACTGGTCTCCCAACCCCATCCAAATTCGTGCCATGAATAAGAGCCACAGCCCTCACTCCAAGCCACCTTTTTCTAATCCCCACACACCTGAGGTTTGAATTGCAGTTTACTACTTTGTATATGGTTGTCTCATTTTCAAGTTAGTTTTTGCATGGGTATTACATCCACACAgttcaaactttaaaatgttaactgaGATATAGTATGGAGAAGAGTTTCCTTTACCACTTCTGTCCCCCAGCCACCTGGTTCTCCCCACCCCGCAGGCAGCCAGACACCAGTTTCTTCATTCTTCCAGTGGTATTTTATACCAGcacacacgtatatatgtgtgaaaataaatacatatatacatacatacacacacacacattcttctaACCCCCATACTAGACACACTGCTCTGCACCTTACTGTTTTCACCTGACCGTGCATCAGAGATTTTTTCCTTGTAAGTCCATGCAGAGCTTCTTTGCCACAGAATGGTCCATTGTAAGGATGTACCATATTTTAAATCTGGCCCCAttgattatttttcatagttttctaTTAATGCTTATGTTTATGGTAAGCCAGGTGAGACCAGTGGTTTGGGTCTTGAGCAGCCAGGCCTCACTCCCTTCACTGGGGCAGTTTCGTTTGCCAGCCCTGGAGCCTCCCCAAGGCTAGTGGGAGCTGAGCAGTCTTAGCACTGCACTTGCCAGGCCTCTGTCTGGAACACTTCCCTCCAAGCTAGCCCAAGGACTTACTTCCTCACTCCTTTGGAGTTATGACTCAGGTACTGCCCCCTGGCAGACCAGTCTCCATCTCTGCTGGCCCACAGCTCTATGAGCTGAAAAGCACCCTTGTGTGCATTAGAAAAGGTCACCCCCTAACTTCAAGCTGGCACAACACCTTGTCAGGCAGGAAGAATTGGCCTGTGGAGAGTGGTCAGAATTTCAGACTCCACTTACCCTCTCAGCTGGGTACCTGTGTGCAGGGCACAAGCTATACATAGTGGCCCTGTTCAAGTGTCAACTTAGTGAGGTGCCTACCTTTCTAAAGATACAAActatcccccctccccctcccacacacTTAACCCTGtccttccctgctttattcttCTCACTAGTGCTAATCCTTTTCTGACATActcaatattttacttatttgcctttttttactGTTAGGGATTTTCTGTTTTGTCCTGGAACCATGTCTGAAACATAGTAGACATTCAAAAAGTTGATTGAACAAAAAGGATGAACCCTCACTCTTTGTTCAGAAGCAGGTCTCTCCTCTGCTCATCCCATAGGGTTTTCCTGAAGTAgccaaggaaaggaaaggagagatggaGGTTTGGCAGCTCCTCTTAGGGCCAAAGATTATGCCACTCACTTGAAGAATAATGGAGCCCGAAGCAGTCTCACAACACTGTCCcttctttctcatttgttttacttCTGCGCAGTCTCTTCCCAccctgccttcttgctgtgttacCTGGCCAAGGGTAAGACAGGGCAGTGGAGCTGTGAGCTTGTTCTCTCTCCTCTAAGATGAGAAGCTAGGGGGTTACTGGCTAACCTCTCCTCCTGCTAATTGCTCTTCAGGCTTGGAGCTGGCTCACTGCCTAGGCCTCTGGGGTCCCCGCAACTGGGCCCAAGCTCAGGACCTTCAGGACACTGAGAGATCCCAAAAGAGGGTCCGAACCATGTTTAACTTGGAGCagttggaagagttggagaaagTGTTTGCAAAACAGCACAATCTAGTGGGGAAGAAGAGAGCCCAGCTGGCAGCCCAGCTCAACCTTACAGAGAACCAGGTGAGAGCAGGGACTCCTGTGGGGCCCGGGCTGCACCTAGGGACAGATACTACTCTCTCAAAGACCCTGAGTTGGGGCTGGGAGGAATTTATAGGCCTTCATCCTCTGTGCCATGCCAATGGGGGAGACAGGCCCTAACCACTGGCACACTCCCTTCCCTATATGTTGAGAAAAATAGTCCTATTTGAAATCACATTATGGAAACAACACATGGTGTTAATCTAGAACTTTATAATGTAATGTCTCCATGCTAAATAAGGAGCTGACAGTGAAATTAAGTAGGTATTCAAGggactaaatattaaaaataataaacattccCTTGACCTCATATTCCCCTCTGGCTACAGCATCATCTCTCTGCTCTTTTCAGAGGCAAACCTGTCAAGAACTGGCTATGTTCTCTGTATGTCCTCACCTCCCATCTACTCCTTAACTCATTGCAATGTGAATTCTTTACCTACGATTTCATTGAACCTTCTCATCAAGGTCTCTAATGTCCTCCATGTTGCCAAAGTCAGCAGATGCTTTCCTTTCCTCATCTTACCCCACCACTCAGCACAGTCAACCACTCCTCTTATGAAATACactcttctcttggcttccagACACCACACTCTCTTGGTTTTTCTCCTGGCTTTTTGGTCCTTTCTTCTTGGTTGCCTTTGTAGGCAactcttctctttctgacctcaAATTTTCCTCCCTAGCTGATTTAATCTATCCCCATGGGTTTTAAATACTATCTGTAAGCCAATGACTCCCTAATTTTTATCTTCAGCCCACCTCTCTTTCCTGACTTGTACATCTAACTACCTTCTTGAGGCCTCCACTTGGATGTCTTGTGGGCAGCCATTTTAAACTTAAGTCAGAACCtcaattcttgattttttttctccccatatctcttccttttcccacaTATGGCACCACCGTCCACCCAGTTGCTCAAAACACTTAGTCATCCTagattcctctttctctcccacttccAATCCATCAGCTGGCCTTTTCACTTCTACCTCCAAAATACAACTggattcatttcatttctctccaGCCCCCAGTTCCAAATTGGACTGTTTTTCTCATCACACAGGGAGGGGAGCGTGCAGCCCCAGCTCTCACTGGATCCCTGCAATAGTCTCCCCAGCTATCTCCCCAAATCTGTTTATATCCATTCTTCACACAACTGCCAGATGTGCAATTTACTTGACATGTAAATAGGACTGTGTTGCATCCCACTTAAAAGCTCGAAGTTGACACTTCTAACCCATGGCCTTCACAGTTTCCCTTCCTTTGCTTTCCCCTCTCAGATGTGCCTGCCATGCTGTCCTCCTTTTTGGTCCTCAGACGCTCCAAGCTTGGTTCCCCTGCCCTGGCTTGCTTTTTTCTCTGTGCCCATCGGGCTGGCCTCtcatcctctgagcctcagcttaaGTGCTGGTTCTTCAGGGAGGCTCAAACCCCTGTTCATACCCCCTTTTGTGTTTATACATTTGTTTCCATGTTTGTTATTAGTCTCCCTCCACTGGACtatgagctccatgagggcagagatcatGCCTCTACTGCTCACTATTATCACCGTCACCTAGGGTGATGCCTAGTTCATatcaggagctcaataaatattttctgagtgaaTGAGTGGTGACTGGAATTAGAGGGAAGGGTGTGCTTCCCTTAGAATGAAGAGTAAATTTTGACCAGAGAGGAGTGGGGACTGTGGGAATGGGGGAAGCAGTGGGAACTGCTGGTCACATTCTGATCTCTTCTCACTGCCTCAATTACAGGTGAGGGTCTGGTTCCAAAACCGCAGGGTTAAGTATCAGAAGCAGCAAAGGCTGAGACTGCCAGCTGCATGTGCCATGGCTGCCTCCCTGGATGAGCCCTCCAGCAGCTCCAACACCACCATCCAGAGAGAAGACGCAGAGTCAGGAGTGGACAGCTGAGGACTGGGACAGAGGCTCAACCCAAGCTGTTTGGGCTAGT from Phocoena sinus isolate mPhoSin1 chromosome 13, mPhoSin1.pri, whole genome shotgun sequence encodes:
- the NOTO gene encoding homeobox protein notochord; amino-acid sequence: MPSPGQRGCRPPATPGARVQRPRTSCSPAPASPAPASPALPRRSAGPGPPRATGRLESSFSVEAILARPDRRAPAISSLSVSAGAAGGLWTAPARPPAPALPGACPATWLPAYLNAGLDQRCPLLPVLRLRAAHFCGLQGLGVTGLELAHCLGLWGPRNWAQAQDLQDTERSQKRVRTMFNLEQLEELEKVFAKQHNLVGKKRAQLAAQLNLTENQVRVWFQNRRVKYQKQQRLRLPAACAMAASLDEPSSSSNTTIQREDAESGVDS